The stretch of DNA CCGTCCACGATCATCGCTGAACCGAGCCCTGTGCCTAGCCCCAGGAAGAGCATGCGTCCTTTCTTGTAGCTGCCAAGAGCCTGCATGGCGGCATCGTTGATGATCTTCACCGGCTTTCCGAAAGCTTTGCGATAGTCGAATTTCACCCAACCGGGCGCGAGATTGAATGGCTCATTGATTGGCCGACCCTGTACCACTGGGCCTGGATATCCGATCGAGACCGCGTCATATTTCCAATCCCTCACCGCGTCCTTTACCTGGTTGACCATCTCTCGCGCGGTGAGTTTGGGACCAGACGGAACTTTGCGCACCTCTTTTTGGCCGGTAGCGAGCAGCTTTACGTGCGTACCGCCAACGTCAATAGCGAGTACGTGCTGCTTTGATTGCTGTGGTGTTGTGCTTTGGGAAATGCTCTTGATCCTGGTCATGAGCGTTTACTCAGCAGAGACTACCGCAATCGTACAAAACTTGGGAAATGGGCTGCCGATCTGCGTCCGATCGCAGATTTCAGGCTGTTGGTGAATAAAACTGAGAAATATTACGCAAGTTCCATTTCGGCCCATGTCAATTCGTAACTTTCTAAAACAATTCTTAACAGGGGATGATGCAACTCGGTCCTACTCTGAGGGTTGAGGAGGCGTCATGAGCGCTCGTCCCCTTTTTCGAATAGTCTGGCTTGCTTTGAGTGTGCTGCAGATCGCAACCGTCGTCTGCGCTTTTGAACGCCCTGCTCACGCGTACGTCGATCCCGGATCGGGATACATGCTGCTGCAGGTGATCGGCAGTATGTTTGCCGGCGCCGTCTTCTATTTACGTCACCGGTTGCGCCGGCTGTTTGCATTCGGAGCTCATTCCTCTTCGGAGGCCGACTCCAGCACAGAGAAGTAGGAGTATCCGTTGTCCTCCCCCGCTGCAACCTTTCGCGATCCCGCCGGCTCGCTTCGCATCGACGATGAGCGCGTGCTGCGTACAGTCCACCCAGAGTACGCCGAAGATTGCCTGAATTTCCTCGGTTCCGAATTGGCACAGAACTGGATTGCCAGCGGTCGTCTGGTAGAAACTCGTATTCTCTCGAGTGCGCCGGGCGAGCAACTCGAACTGGAACACCAGAGGGTTTTCTTTCCTTCCTATCCCTGGGAGTGGACGCCCAGCCAGTGGATCGCAGCCGCCGAACTCACACTCGACTTCGCCGAGCAGCAGTTGTCGATCGGCAGAGTGCTGAAGGACGCAACGCCGCTAAACGTCTTGTTTGAAGGCAGCCGACCGGTGTTTGTCGATGTCCTCTCCACCGAAGCCCGAGAGCTCGAAAATCCGTTGTGGATGGCCTATGGGCAATTCGTCCGCACATTTCTGCTACCGCTGGCTGCATACAAATATCTCGGATGGCCGCTGGCTGCGAGCCTCTCGCGGAGGGACGGGTATGAACCGCGCGATCTGTATGCTCATCTGTCTACATTGACACGACTTCTACCCGCAGTTTTTTCGCATGTGACTCTCCCATTCCTGCTTGAGAAGAAGAACGCAAACAGCACCTCCGCGGCAAAACTGAAACAGCGACCCGAAGTCGCGCTCTACATGCACCGGCAGCGCATCAAGCGCCTGCGGCGAGCGCTGCGTGCCTTTACTCCCAAAATGGGAGCATCAAAGTGGAGCGCTTACCCTGAGAGCGCCTCGCACTACAGCTCCAGCGACCGCGACGAAAAGCGCGAGTTCATCGAGCGGATTCTCTATACGGCCAAGCCAGCTCACGTGCTCGACATCGGCGCGAACACTGGCGAGTACTCGCGTTTAGCCGCGCACGCCGGAGCGAATGTGGTCGCCTGGGATACAGACGTTGCCGCCTCCGAGCAAAACTGGCGCGCAGCATGCGAGTCCCGGCTTCCCATATTGCCTCTGATTGCCGATGCCGCGCGACCTACTCCGGCTCTCGGTTGGCAAAATGCGGAGACCAGTTCGCTGCTCGATCGTGCCCGCGGACGGTTCGATTTGGTGATGATGCTCGGCCTCATTCATCATTTGTTACTCATCGACCAAATCCCAATGGCAGAGATCGCGCGTTTGGTAAATGAATTCACGACTCGCTGGGCGGTCGTCGAATGGGTTCCGGCAACGGACGTTCGCTTTCTCGACCTTTGCCGCGGACGCGATATCCTTTACGCGCATCTCGACGAACGCGCATTCCTCAGGAGCTTCACCCAGTATTTCGAACCGGTAGCGCGGAAGCCGCTGAGCAATGGGCGCGTACTCTTCTTCCTCCTGCGGAATCATTGAGGCATGAAGGCGCAACACCTGCTCGAAGGCTGCGGCGCTGCAATCCTGATTTTGCTCGCATATCTCTGGCCGCAGATTTCGCCAAGCCATGCTGCGTTGTATTTTTCCGTGCTGCCGGTAAACACCGTTAGCCGCGGAATTCTGATCGATCTGGTCGTTGTGGCCCTCGCCTGGGCGGCGGTCACCTTCCTCGTTGCGCGCAGCGACAAAGAGAATCGCAGTCCCGCATGGACCATCCTGCTGGCCATCGCGGTAGTTGTTGCCGTCGCGTCGGTTGCGAAGGTTGCGGAGCTCCGGCAGCGAGTTCCCAAACCGGGAATTTTGGACGCAGGCGTCCTCCTCTTGGGGTTCGCTGCCTGGCGGTGGGCGCCAGCCGTCTATACTCGCAGCATCAGCGTGTTCCGCTTTGCCCTCGTTCTGATCGGATGCTGCATCTTCTGGATGCTGCCCAAGCTCCTCTTCGTCGCATTCCACCGACCTGCGCCGGATGCAGTTTCATTTCGGCGCCCGTCAGGCGATCCTGACGCAAGCAGCGAGCGCATCGTCTGGATTCTGCTCGACGAGCTCTCGTATCAGCAGGTGTTCGAGATTTCTCATTCGAATCTGAAGCTGCCGGCTCTTCACCAGCTCGCCAGCGAAAGCTTCTCCTTTTCGCATCTCAGCGCGCCCGGTTACTACACGGCCAAAGTCGTGCCGTCGCTGATTTTAGGCCGACAAATCGCGGAGCTGGAGAGCACGCTTGACGGTCAAGCAATCATCCGAACAGAAAAGGATTCTCATTGGCACGCCTTAGATCCACAGCAGACGCTCTTCGCCGAAGCGCAGCGCGATGGATGGACAACCGGCGTTGCGGGCTGGTCGAATCCATATTGTCGTCTGCTCGGCAGCGTGCTCGATTCGTGCTTCTGGTATCCCGACCAGTTCACGCCGGCTTACATGTACTCGCATATGTCGCCGCAAAAATCGACAATTGAAAATGCTCTCGCGCCGCTCAGCAGCTCAGTGCGCCGGCTGATGCACGAGAAGTCGAAAGATCCGAGTTCGGTAGACTTTCACGTTCGCGACGCAGAAGGCGTGCTTGCTCCAGCAGTGAAGCTTGTTGCCGACAAAGACATCCGCTTCGCGTTCGTGCATATGCCTGTGCCGCATCCCCCGGGCGTCTACGACCGAGCTACCCAGCAAGTTCGTAACGGCGGCTCGTATCTCGACAATCTCGCATTGGCCGACCGTGACCTGCAGGCGCTGCTGGATTCATTGCATTCGGCGGATCTAGATCGTCATACCATCGTAGTCGTCTGCTCGGATCATTCCTGGCGAATCCCGCTCTGGCGCGGCGCTGCGTGGTGGACCAAAGAAGACGAACAAGCCGCGCAGACCGGCTTCGATCCTCGTCCGGTCCTGCTCGTTCACTTCCCCGGCCAGCAGCAAGGGACCGTGGTCCCGCAGGCGATGAACAGCCTCGTCATGCACGACGCCATAGCCGATCTCCTGCGCGGCCGCATTTCGAATGCAACGCAGTTTTCCCATTGGATAGGCGACTTGTAAACCAGCCCATCACCGCATTCGGCGCTGAAATTCGCTTCTTCTCTGGCCAGCATTCCGGCAAGGTTGCGCATCTAACCCGCGAGGCAGTCTCTCCGCCCACCGCCCGCTTCGCATGGAACGCTACATCTGCATCCACGCCCACTTCTACCAGCCACCCCGTGAAAATCCGTGGTTAGAAACGGTTGAGGTGCAGGATTCAGCATATCCATTTCACGACTGGAACCAGCGCATCACCAGCGAGTGTTACGCGCCGAACGCGGCCTCGCGCATTCTCGATCATGAAGGCTGCATTGCGGCGATCACGAACAACTATGCCAAAATCAGCTTCAACTTCGGCCCGACTCTCCTCTCCTGGATGGAAACTCAGGAGCCGGAAGTCTATGTCGCCATTCTTGAAGCAGACCGGCTGAGCCAGGAGCGATTCTCGGGTCACGGATCGGCGATCGCGCAGGGGTACAACCACATGATCCTGCCGCTGGCGAACAATCACGACCGTTACGCGCAGATCTGCTGGGGTATCCGCGACTTTGAGTCCCGCTTTCATCGCATGCCCGAAGGCATGTGGCTGCCGGAAACCGCTGTCGATCTCCCAACGCTCGACATCATGGCGCAACTCGGCCTGAAGTTTACGATCCTGTCGCCGTATCAAGCCTGGCGGTATCGCCGCATCGGCGCGCGCGCATTTCGCGATGCTTCTGGAGGAAAGATCGATCCTTCGCGTCCTTACCTGGTTCGGCTAAACGAAGGGCGTTCCATTACCGTCTTTTTTTATGACGGACCTATTTCGCAAGCGGTCGCCTTCGAGAAGCTTCTGAACAGCGGAGAGCAATTTGCGAATCGACTCGCGGGCGGATTCTCCGATGCGCGCGATTGGCCGCAGCTTATGCACATCGCCACCGACGGTGAGAGCTATGGGCATCATCATCCTCATGGCGACATGGCATTGGCCTATGCACTCCAGTTCATCGAAGAAAAAGGCATCGCGAAGCTAACGAATTATGGCGAGTACCTTGAAAAGCATCCTGCGGAGCATGAAGTCCAGATTATTGAGAAAAGTGCATGGAGCTGCTCTCACGGGGTAGGACGCTGGTTTGAGAACTGCGGCTGCAACTCCGGTGGACGGGGCGACTGGAATCAGAACTGGCGCGGTCCTCTGCGTCACGCGCTCGACTGGCTGCGGGACACGGTCATGTCGCTCTATGAGCAACGCGGCTCGCAGCTATTTGATGATCTATGGAAAGCACGGAATGACTACATCGCCGTAATCGTCGATCGTTCCAACCAGAGCCTCGACCGCTTCTTCGCTGAAAACTCAAGCCACGAACTCACGCACGAAGAGCGCGTTGCGGCACTCGATCTGCTGGAAATGCAACGCCACGCCATGCTCATGTACACGAGCTGCGGATGGTTCTTTGATGAGCTCTCCGGCATCGAGACCGTTCAGGTGATCATGTACGCAGGCCGCGTGATTCAGCTTGCGCAGAAGCTCTCGGAATATGATGACGGCGAGGCCATCGAAGCGGGATTTCTAGAGCGTTTGCAGCACGCGCTCAGTAACATTCCTGATTACCAGAATGCCGCAGAAATGTACCGCAGGTGGGTGAAGCCCGCCATGGTGGGCCTGGAGCAAGTGGCCGCGCATTATGCCATCAGTTCCCTTTTTGAAACCGGAGCGTCAAAGTACTCCTACACCATCGAGCCTGCCGATTACCAGACGTTCATCTACGGGAAGATGCAGCTTGCCATCGGCCGAGCGGAGGTGTGCTCGCGCGTCACCCACGAGTGCGGACACTACACCTTCGCGGTCCTGCACATGGGTGACCACTCGCTCAGTGCAGGGGTGCGCGTCTTTGCCGGAGACGAGGCTTACAAACGCACGGTGCAGGATCTGCGCCAGGCATTCTCGCGCGCCGATATCCCAGGAGTTATCCGCGCGCTCGACAAGCACTTTGGCGGACCGACTTACTCGCTCAAATCTCTCTTCCGCGACGAGCAGCGGCGCATTATGGATCACATTCTCGAATCCACCCTGCGCGAAGCCGAAGCCAGCCTGCGCGGAATCTACGAACACCATGCGCCGCTCATGCGCTTTTTGTCCGATGTGAAGTATCCCAAACCGAAAGCTTTGGCTCTCGCGGCCGAGTTCGTGATCAACGCCTCACTGCAGCGCGAGTTTCGTGCCGAGTTTCTCGATCTTGGCGAGGTTCGAAATCTGCTCAACCAGGCGCGCGATGAAGGAGTGCAGCTCGATTCTGCAGGGCTCGCATATCTCATGGAGCGCAAACTCAATGGGCTTACCGAGCAGCTCGAACGCCATCCCAGGAACCTCGGCCTGCTGAAAAAGATTTCTTCTTTGATCGATCTTTTGCGCGAGTTGCCGTTTGCAGTCAACCTCTGGAAGGTCGAAAATCTCTATTACCAGATGTCCCGTACGGCGTATCCCAAGCTGCGCGAACAGGGCAGCGCGCCGGGCGAGTGGTTTGACAGTTTCCTTGAGCTCGGATGCAAACTTCGCATTCGAGTAGAAGCGGTACCCACGATGCAGATGGCCATCGCCACCTGAGTCACAACCTCCGGAGGTACTCCATGGACCTGCTCGATCGCCTCGATGTTCATATTCCTTCCCAAGCGAAGAAGATTCTGATCGGCGCCGCCGCGGTTACGGCAGGAGGTCTCATTTTGGGAGCGGCTGCTGCAGGAATCGCGGCATCCACCTTGGCGCGCCGACGCGATAACTTTTCGCTGCACGGTAAGACGGTGTTCATCACCGGCGGCTCGCGCGGGCTTGGGCTTGCGATGGCGGAGGAGTTCGCGCGCCGCGGCGCACAGGTAGCGATCTGCGCCCGGGACGAAGAAGAGCTGGAACGCGCGCGTCAAACTATCGAACGTGAAGCCGGCGGGTCGGTGATGACTTTCGTCTGCGACGTCTCCGATCGCGAGCAGGTGGAGAGCACGGTTCTGAAGGTTCAGAGCCATTTCGGCGCGCTCGATGTGCTCGTAAATAATGCGGGCATCATCGCCGTCGGTCCGGTCGAGAACCAGAATCTCGAAGACTTCGAAGAGGCGATGAAGATCAACTTCTGGAGCCAGGTGTACGCCACCCTTGCTGCCCTGCCCGAAATGCGCCGGCGCGGCGAAGCGCGCATTGTGAACATCACCTCAATCGGCGGCAAAGTGAGCGTGCCCCATCTGCTGCCCTATAGCTGCTCGAAGTTCGCGGCGGTCGCGTTTTCGGAAGGCCTCCGCTCAGAACTCGGCAAAACGGATGTGAAGGTCGTGACGGTAGTTCCGGGACTCATGCGCACCGGCTCACACATCAACGCCGAATTTAAAGGCAAACACAGCCAGGAGTTCACCTGGTTCAGCCTGAGCGGCACCAATCCGATGACGTCGATCAATGTGAAGCGCGCGGCGAAGCAGATCGTCGATGCGACTCAAAGCGGACGCGCTGAGCTGATTATTTCATGGCAGGCGGAGCTGCTGGCGCGCTTCCACGGACTCGCGCCCGGGCTCACCACGGAGATCCTGAGCCTGGTGAATCGCACACTGCCCAGCGCCGGCGATTCCGACGAAAAGCGCAAAGGCAAGGACAGCCACAACGCCGTAACGAAGTCACCGCTGACGGCGCTCGGCGAAATGGCAGCTAAGCGCTACAACCAGAAGCCCGCGTAAGAGTTCCAAGCAAAACAGAACCGCCGACGGTAGGCGGTCGGGCAGCCGCGTGGTTTGCGGCTGCTTCAGTTCAGTAGTCGAAGCATTTGGGATCGGAACTCTCCATTCGGCGATTTCCGACCCCCCGGCGATTGCTGCCGGTTCCGAGGAGCAAGCATGGCCATCAAATCCCGCAAAACTCAGTCAAAATCCAAAGCCGGCGAGCAGCAAAAATCAGAAAAGAAGACCAAGGGAACAGTGATGCAGTTCCCGGCCAGCAAAGGACGGCAGCACGAGCCGAAATCCCCGTTGCCTTCGCAGCATCAGCCGCGTCCCGGCATCGAGGCCAAAATGGAACCGAAGCCGCGCTATCAGGCTCCCCTCTACAAAGGTTCCGAGAAGTTAAAGAACAAAGTCGCGCTGATCACTGGCGGCGATTCCGGCATCGGCCGCTCCGTTGCTGTGCTCTACGCGCGTGAAGGCGCCAACGTCGCGATCGTGTACCTCGCCGAAGAGCAGCAGGATGCAGACGAAACCAGGAAAGCAGTCGAAAAAGAAGGACGCGAGTGCCTGCTGATTCCGGGCGACGTGAAAGACGCCGTCTTCTGCCGACGCGCGGTCGCGCAAACCGTTCGCAAGTTCGGCAAACTCGATGTCCTCGTCAACAACGCTGCTTATCAGCATCGCCAGGAGGGCCTGGAGCAGCTCAGCGAAGAGCAGTGGGAGAAGACCTTCCGCACCAACATCTTCGGCTACTTCTATATGGCCAAAGCGGCTCTGCCGCATCTGAAGCCTGGCAGCGCGATCGTGAACACCGGTTCTGAAACAGGACTCGAAGGCAACAAGAAGCTCCTCGACTATGCCAGCACGAAAGGCGCTATTAACGCGTTTTCGAAATCGTTGGCGCAGAACCTGGTCGAGAAAGGCATTCGCGTGAACTGCGTGGCGCCGGGCCCCGTCTGGACTCCGCTCAATGTCGCCGACAAACCGGCCGAAGAAGTCGGCAAGCATGGCGAAGATGTGCCCATGGGCCGTCCGGCACAGCCGGAAGAAGTCGCGCCGGCGTATGTGTTCTTCGCGGCGGAAGCGTGTTCGAGTTATATCACCGGAGAAGTGCTTTCCATTATGGGAGGCGAAACCACAGCGGCGTGAGATGGCGCAACAACACTCAGGCGGCACGAAATCATCGCCTGCATCTCACTCGAAAAGGGAGAAAGGAGAACAATATTCATGCCATCAGCAAGCAGTCGAACGACTACCGATCATGACGAGATTCGCCAATGGGCGGAGGAGCGCGGCGGACGTCCGTCGTGCGTAAGAAACACCGGAGGCAGAGACGACATCGGCATTCTGCGCCTGGATTTCCCGGGTTACAGCGGCGAAGGATCTCTCGAAGAGATCTCCTGGGATGATTGGTTCGACAAATTCGATGAGCGCGGCCTCGCGTTGCTGTTTCAGGAGACCACCGCAGGAGGACAGCGCAGCAATTTCAATAAGCTCGTAAGCCGCCAGACAGCCAGGCAGGCACAAACTGCGCATCGTGGCACTGGTCGCCGTACGCAGGCGACTTCGAAATCGCGAAGCGCGTCCAGTAGCGCGCGCAGCAGCTCACGCTCAAGCAAATCGACGCGTTCGCGCAATCAGAATCGCAGCGAAGGCCGCTCCTCGCGCCGGAAGACAACCGCACGCGCGGGCGAGAGTCGCGGACACAGCTCTTCGCGATCTGCTTCTTCTCGTACCAGCAACGCACGGGCAAAGCGCAGCTCATCCCGCTCGGGTCGCGGGACTGAAACCGGCACACGCACTTCTCGCGCCAGCAGCACACGTCGTAGCAGCAGCGGAATGCGAACGTCGAAATCGCGGGCAGCGCAAGCAGGATCGCGGACGAAGGCCAAATCCAAGAGTTCGCGCTCGAATCTTCGTCGCGCAGCCTAGGAAAGTCTGTCCGATTCGTTCCCATCAGCAATTGCCTGTAGAGCCGGGATTTCGTGATTTGCGAACGATGCAGTAATGCACTTACGAGTCTCGGTTCGTGCAGGTGCTCGATATCTTTTCGCTGCAATCCTCTTTGCAAAGCTATTCTCATCCTTCCTGTCTGTACATGCGTGCTAAACTCCGCCTAGCTCATGCTGAAAGTGCTTTGCCGTTGGCTGCTGGTCGGATTTCTTTTTGCGCCGGCAAGCGTGCTTTGTCAGGACATCCCCTCCGCGGCTGCGCAGCTTGCGGCGCGCATTACCGAGCGCTCCACGCCCGGCGCGGTTTCGATTGCAATCACTAATCGCTCGTCGCTGAGTGATGACGCGGTCACGACTCTCCGCTCCGAATTGCTGCAGCAACTGCAGGCGCGTGGCTGGCGCGCTAAAAGTTCCACTGAAGGTGGAACTACGATCAACATCACGCTAGCAGAAAGCTTTCGCAATTACGTCTGGACGGCCGAGATATTCGAGGGCGAAGTACGCAAGGTAGCCATCCTGGAGATGCCCCGCCCCAGGCTGGCGACCGAGAGCACCAGTGATCCGGTCGTGCTGGCGCGGACTCTTCTCATCTCCTCTGATGAGCCGCTGCTCGACGTCGCGTTGGTGGAGGGCAAGATTTCAGAAGGCGCGCACCTGACTGCGCTTACCAGATCTTCCGTGCAGTTGTTTCAAATGCAATCAGGACAATGGCATCTTACGCAGACGCAACCCCTCGGCATCGCGCCGGGAGGAAGTCGCGATTTGCGCGGTCGGCTGTTCATTCAACAAGGCAGCATCATCGACGCCTACCTGCCCGCCCTGCACTGCACAGGAGTGATTACACAGACGCTCTCCATCACCTGCCGTCAAAGTGATGATCCCTGGCCAGTCGGCGAAGATCGCCGCCTTGAAGCTTTCTATGCCTCAACCCGGAACTACTTCAACGGTATTCTCTCCGGTCAATCCGCCCAAAACGGGACTGTCAATCCCTTTTATTCTGCTGCCGTTCTGAGCGATCGGGTACTCTACTCCGGAATCGACGGACGTGTGCGCTCACGGGTAAATGGGCAAACCTCCGCTATTCCCGCAGCAAAATGGGGCAGCAACATCGCTGCCGTTCAGAGCACGTGTATTCGGGACATTGTGATTGCCGGCTCGCAAGGAGACTTTACTCAATCCGACGCCGCTACGGCGTACGCCGTTTCCAATTCGGAACTGACACCCGTTGCCCAGCCGGCGCCTTTTCCTGGACCGATTATCAATCTGAATCCCTCACCCGGCGGTCAGCAGGCCGTTGCGGTAGTTTCATCTCTATCTGGACGCTATGAAGCGTATCTGCTTACTCCTCGCTGCAATTACTAGCCTGGTTGCGCTCTCCCTTGCGGCTACGCGCCCGCATTACGGCGGCACGTTGCGGCTGGAGATGCGAGGAACGTTTTCGTCGTTCGATATTGCTCCGGATTCAAATGGCAACCGCTCTCGTGTGCGGGATATCGTTTTGCGCAGTGTCTGCGATCGGCTGACCGCAATCGACGCCACTGGTACGCCCCGACCCTCGCTGGCAACCGCGTGGCGCGTCGAGGGGGAAGGGCGAACATGGCTGTTCACACTGCGCGATGGAGTCGCAATGCAAAACGGGACGACGATGACGCCGCAGACGGTGATCGCGGCGCTCACTGCGCAAAATCCAAATTGGCATTTCCAGATTAACGGCAAGGAACTTCGCATCGATAGTGACGCCCCCATTCCGGAAATGCCGTTCGAGCTTGCCGAGTCGCGCAACTCCATTTGCATAGCTGGGGCTGACGGCCGCTGGATCGGCAGCGGGCCTTTTCAGATCTCAGATTTCCGAGCCGGGCAGTACGTCGAACTGCAGGCATTCGACGACTCCTGGCAGGGTCGCGCGTTTGTCGATCGCGTCCGCATTCAGATGACCAGGTCGCTCGCGGACCAGGTCAATGATTTCCAGCTCGCCCGTGCCGACGCCATTGAGAGCGATCCGACTCAACCTCGTCCGACGAACAGTTCTACGGGAATATTTTCTCGACCTCTCGAGGTCATCGCTCTCGCGTTTACACCAAATCATCCTGCAGCGTCTGATCCGAGAATCCGCGAGGCGCTTGCGCGATCCATCGATCGCAATTCCATCTTCACCGTGCTGCTGCGCCGTCAAGGCGAAGCCAGCGCCGCGCTGCTTCCAGAATGGATCTCAGGATATGCACATCTCTTCAATTCAGCGCAGGATCTCGGAAGTGCAGTGCGACTGCGCAATCAGGCGGCCGCGCTCTCAACGTTGTCGCTGGTCTATGACGGGGCAGACGATCTTGCGCGCCTGATTGCTGAACGCGTCTCACTCAATGCTCGCGATGCGGGGATCACGCTCCAGCCGCGTCCGGAATCGCCGATGTTCCGCAGCTTCGACGCTGACGTTCGTCTCATTCGCGTGCGCATTGAATCACCCGATGCCGCGTCGGCCCTTGCGTCAATCGGCAATGCCCTCGATAACGCGACCTTGCAGCGGGCGCGATCGGCCACAACTGCCGATCAACTATTCTCTGTCGAAAATGACGCGCTGAAGGATTTCTCGATTATTCCGATCGCGCACCTTCCTGAGTCGTTCAGCATCGCTCCGGCAGTGCACGACTGGACTTTGGGCATCGCCGGCGGTGTCGATTTGGGAAATCTCTGGATGGAGCCGCCAAGGTGAGTCTGAGGTGGCGGCTACTCTTGATCTTCGGCAGCATCGTTGTCGGCACTGTCGTAGTTATTTCCTATGTCGTATCAGCCGGCGCTCGCAGGGCCTTCCACAGTTTTGAAGACCAGCAAACTGAGGCGATCAAGAATCAATTCGAAAACGAGTTCGCGCTTCAGGGGAAAAATCTCAACCTGCGCGCGCAGGCGATTGCGCGTTCGCAAGCGGTCCGCGACATGGCTATGGCTCTCAGCACTCCAGGAGGAGATCCGGCGCCGTACTTGACCCTGGCCTCGTCGCTCGCCTCACAACAGCAACTCGATTACCTCGATCTTTTCGGTCCCGAAGGTGCAATCATCTCGTCGGCAGAGTGGCAGGCTAGATTCGGCGTGCATGAAAGCTGGATCACCGAAGTCCCGAATTGGGACCAACAAAGCTATTTTCTCCATGAGCAGGAAACTGCCGAAGGAAAGAACCTGGCTCTCGTCGATGTGAAGCAGGTCCCAGGAGTGGATCGCAATTTCTACGTTCTTGCCGGACGCCGCATCGATTCCGCGTTTCTGAAAAATCTCTCCGAAGTCCTGCCGGGCAATACCAAACTCCTTCTCTGGCAGCCGGAAGGCAGCTCCTCGGGCGACCTGCAAGATGCATCCGGCGCGATCCCGGTTCCGGACGATCTGAAATCGGTGCTGGAGCAGGCACACAATGGAAACAAAGAAGCGCGCGGACACGTTCGGCTGAACAGCACTTCCTACGCGGTTCGAGCGATTCCACGCTCAGGCCGCGAGTCGCGCACCCTCGCTGTCATTGTGATCGCGAGCAGCCAGGCCGAGCTCAGCGATCTGCAGACCCGGATTCGAACCACCGCCCTGCTGATTGCCTTGGCCGGAGTAGTACTGAGCATCATCGCCAGCGGATGGTGGGCAGGCCGCATCAGCCGCCCAATCGAAGATCTGACTGCCGCAGCCGAGGATGTAGCTGCGGGGAATTGGGGACGCAAGGTCGATGATGCAGGAGCGAACAACGACGAAGTTGCACGCCTGATTGCCTCGTTCAACCAGATGACCGGCGAATTGCTCCGCCAGCGCGATCGCGCCGTGCAGGCCGAGCGCGTCGCCGCGTGGCGAGAGCTCGCGCGCAGGCTCGCGCACGAACTGAAGAATCCCCTCTTCCCTCTGCAGATCACGGTCGAGAATCTGATGAAGGCCCGTCAGCAGAACTCGCCTGAGTTCAACGACATCTTTGCGGAAAGCACAACTACGCTGCTCGCCGAGCTTAACAACCTGAAGAAGATCGTTGGACGTTTCAGCGATTTCTCCAAAATGCCGGCGCCGCGTCTTCAGGCAGTAAGTG from Terriglobales bacterium encodes:
- a CDS encoding SDR family oxidoreductase: MAIKSRKTQSKSKAGEQQKSEKKTKGTVMQFPASKGRQHEPKSPLPSQHQPRPGIEAKMEPKPRYQAPLYKGSEKLKNKVALITGGDSGIGRSVAVLYAREGANVAIVYLAEEQQDADETRKAVEKEGRECLLIPGDVKDAVFCRRAVAQTVRKFGKLDVLVNNAAYQHRQEGLEQLSEEQWEKTFRTNIFGYFYMAKAALPHLKPGSAIVNTGSETGLEGNKKLLDYASTKGAINAFSKSLAQNLVEKGIRVNCVAPGPVWTPLNVADKPAEEVGKHGEDVPMGRPAQPEEVAPAYVFFAAEACSSYITGEVLSIMGGETTAA
- a CDS encoding ABC transporter substrate-binding protein; its protein translation is MKRICLLLAAITSLVALSLAATRPHYGGTLRLEMRGTFSSFDIAPDSNGNRSRVRDIVLRSVCDRLTAIDATGTPRPSLATAWRVEGEGRTWLFTLRDGVAMQNGTTMTPQTVIAALTAQNPNWHFQINGKELRIDSDAPIPEMPFELAESRNSICIAGADGRWIGSGPFQISDFRAGQYVELQAFDDSWQGRAFVDRVRIQMTRSLADQVNDFQLARADAIESDPTQPRPTNSSTGIFSRPLEVIALAFTPNHPAASDPRIREALARSIDRNSIFTVLLRRQGEASAALLPEWISGYAHLFNSAQDLGSAVRLRNQAAALSTLSLVYDGADDLARLIAERVSLNARDAGITLQPRPESPMFRSFDADVRLIRVRIESPDAASALASIGNALDNATLQRARSATTADQLFSVENDALKDFSIIPIAHLPESFSIAPAVHDWTLGIAGGVDLGNLWMEPPR
- a CDS encoding ATP-binding protein, producing MSLRWRLLLIFGSIVVGTVVVISYVVSAGARRAFHSFEDQQTEAIKNQFENEFALQGKNLNLRAQAIARSQAVRDMAMALSTPGGDPAPYLTLASSLASQQQLDYLDLFGPEGAIISSAEWQARFGVHESWITEVPNWDQQSYFLHEQETAEGKNLALVDVKQVPGVDRNFYVLAGRRIDSAFLKNLSEVLPGNTKLLLWQPEGSSSGDLQDASGAIPVPDDLKSVLEQAHNGNKEARGHVRLNSTSYAVRAIPRSGRESRTLAVIVIASSQAELSDLQTRIRTTALLIALAGVVLSIIASGWWAGRISRPIEDLTAAAEDVAAGNWGRKVDDAGANNDEVARLIASFNQMTGELLRQRDRAVQAERVAAWRELARRLAHELKNPLFPLQITVENLMKARQQNSPEFNDIFAESTTTLLAELNNLKKIVGRFSDFSKMPAPRLQAVSVNQLLEEIARLFAPQLSSAANPIKLETNFSSFDTTISGDPDLLRRAFENLVLNAIDVMPKGGMLRIATSAKGGIVAVEISDTGAGLTEEEAKRLFTPYYTTKQHGTGLGLAIVQSVISDHGASIAVSSIPGKGTKFRIEFQSASVEPVAPSRVLGGSTKM